A single region of the Pseudomonas marginalis genome encodes:
- a CDS encoding IclR family transcriptional regulator produces MENLHTPEHLPEQDGDSKGSSLERMLRVLDLFTEQSPIWAVDDMGGALGFTRSTIYRYVRELAEANLLFQVEAGRYALGARIITWDRQLRLSDPLLRAAQALEPNFPQWSEQQVWLICRLFKDQVVCIHQHGDLFSEVSYSRGSPRPLFLGATSKAILANMTSRQHSQLFLDHPEEARASQLGQTWEQFRRSLQQLRRQGYVASAGEVDAGVYGLAAPIFDGDGKVVGSISCVRPVRERDSAQEETQGQQILALAQDLSQRMAALANRAKPLG; encoded by the coding sequence ATGGAAAACCTACACACCCCTGAACACCTGCCCGAGCAGGATGGCGACAGCAAAGGCTCGAGCCTGGAGCGCATGTTGCGGGTACTCGACCTGTTCACCGAACAGAGCCCGATCTGGGCGGTGGACGACATGGGCGGCGCCTTGGGTTTTACCCGTTCGACGATCTACCGCTACGTGCGCGAATTGGCCGAGGCCAATCTATTGTTCCAGGTCGAAGCCGGGCGTTATGCCCTGGGCGCACGGATCATTACCTGGGACCGCCAGTTGCGCCTGAGCGACCCCCTCTTGCGCGCCGCACAAGCGCTTGAGCCCAACTTCCCACAGTGGAGCGAACAACAGGTCTGGCTGATCTGCCGGCTGTTCAAGGACCAGGTCGTGTGCATTCACCAGCACGGGGACTTGTTCAGCGAGGTCAGCTACTCCCGTGGTTCGCCCAGGCCGTTGTTCCTGGGTGCGACGTCCAAGGCGATCCTCGCCAACATGACCTCGCGTCAACACAGCCAGCTGTTTCTCGACCACCCCGAAGAGGCGCGCGCCAGTCAACTGGGCCAGACCTGGGAACAGTTCCGTCGTTCGTTGCAGCAACTGCGTCGCCAAGGCTATGTGGCCAGCGCAGGTGAAGTCGACGCGGGCGTCTATGGCCTGGCCGCGCCGATCTTCGACGGCGATGGCAAGGTCGTTGGCAGCATCAGTTGCGTGCGCCCGGTGCGAGAACGCGACAGTGCCCAGGAGGAGACACAAGGACAGCAGATCCTTGCCCTGGCCCAGGATCTGTCGCAACGCATGGCTGCGCTCGCCAACCGCGCCAAGCCATTGGGCTGA
- a CDS encoding sugar ABC transporter, which translates to MIYTVECSFTDPASEAEWNDFYSLEKLPALISVSGFHTSQRFKALSTGCPVYLAMHSIDGLAVLEGDEYRQKGGGNFARWQQHITDWHRNLYGALERAPAVGEGEHLIVSAVGPEPLIERGLAPDRMRAVALEKCPEIRWLAKLDSSIRLDVDTLPNHVHLYAPMTAQLTSGSGALPHTPGQNRHA; encoded by the coding sequence ATGATCTATACCGTCGAGTGCAGCTTTACCGACCCCGCCAGCGAAGCCGAGTGGAATGATTTCTATAGCCTGGAAAAACTACCCGCGCTTATTTCCGTGAGCGGGTTCCATACCTCGCAGCGCTTCAAGGCGTTGAGCACGGGTTGCCCTGTCTACCTTGCCATGCATTCGATCGACGGCCTGGCCGTGCTTGAGGGCGATGAGTATCGCCAGAAGGGCGGCGGCAATTTTGCACGCTGGCAGCAGCACATCACCGATTGGCACCGCAATCTGTATGGCGCCCTTGAACGTGCGCCTGCCGTCGGTGAAGGCGAGCATCTGATCGTAAGCGCAGTCGGTCCCGAGCCGCTCATCGAGAGGGGGCTGGCGCCTGATCGGATGCGCGCCGTCGCATTGGAGAAGTGCCCTGAAATCAGATGGCTGGCGAAGCTGGATAGCTCCATCCGTCTCGATGTGGATACCCTTCCGAACCACGTACACCTCTATGCTCCGATGACCGCGCAGTTGACGAGTGGCAGTGGCGCACTGCCCCACACGCCGGGGCAAAACCGACATGCCTAA
- a CDS encoding bifunctional 3-(3-hydroxy-phenyl)propionate/3-hydroxycinnamic acid hydroxylase → MTTLKRINTQVLIIGAGPTGLTLANLLGQADVDTLIIDRKPGTVTEPRAVSIDDESLRTMQAIGLDAAVLRDVVPGYGVHYFTRPGGRCFGKVEPTGKLYGFPKRNAFRQPLFENTLRLGLERFASLTARFSHELVEFTQDPHSVCALVRDAEGQLMEVHAAYLVACDGGRSPVRKQLGIEMVGSSFSSRWLVVDTDQDDDPFWQTRVYCDARRPVVEVPGPHRTRRFEFLLKPDETDEQVLDETCLQALLRPFKGDTPVSIVRKTVYTFHARVAEQWQVQRVFLAGDAAHLTPPYAGQGMNSGVRDAHNLGWKLVGVLKGKMAESALLSYESERRDHAWALIKLALNLGVVMAPATVLRARLISGAFALIGLLPPLRDYFLQMRFKPKPRFTRGLVLTEGQAGTLSCGQMFPQPKLTDAHGQERLLDDTIGAGFALIQYGDPTRQRIDELKHDLWSHLEARRILILPASVHAIPSIPGCTVLQDREGQLKTLLGDSHPFLLLRPDRYIAAIFDKATETQAAESLQSLFGIAMPHNSEIEPSSAPVFH, encoded by the coding sequence ATGACAACCCTCAAACGCATCAACACCCAGGTACTGATCATCGGCGCCGGTCCTACCGGGCTGACCCTGGCCAACCTGCTCGGCCAAGCCGATGTGGACACCCTGATCATCGACCGCAAGCCGGGCACGGTTACCGAGCCACGGGCGGTTTCAATCGATGATGAGTCCTTGCGCACCATGCAGGCCATCGGGCTGGATGCTGCCGTGCTGCGTGATGTCGTGCCCGGCTACGGCGTGCATTACTTCACCCGGCCCGGCGGTCGCTGCTTCGGCAAGGTCGAGCCGACCGGAAAGCTGTATGGCTTCCCCAAGCGCAACGCGTTTCGCCAACCACTTTTTGAAAACACCCTCAGGCTAGGCCTTGAACGTTTTGCCAGCCTGACGGCTCGGTTCAGCCACGAGCTGGTGGAATTCACCCAGGACCCACACAGCGTGTGCGCGCTGGTGCGTGACGCCGAAGGGCAACTGATGGAAGTCCACGCGGCTTACCTGGTGGCATGCGACGGCGGGCGTAGTCCGGTGCGCAAGCAACTCGGGATCGAGATGGTCGGTTCGAGCTTCTCCTCACGCTGGCTGGTGGTCGATACCGACCAGGACGACGACCCCTTCTGGCAAACCCGAGTGTATTGCGACGCCAGGCGTCCGGTGGTGGAGGTGCCCGGCCCTCACCGTACGCGCCGATTCGAGTTCCTGCTCAAGCCCGATGAAACGGACGAACAGGTGCTTGACGAAACCTGCCTGCAAGCATTGCTGCGCCCGTTCAAGGGAGACACGCCGGTTTCCATCGTGCGCAAGACGGTCTACACCTTCCATGCCCGGGTCGCCGAGCAGTGGCAGGTGCAACGGGTATTTCTCGCCGGCGACGCTGCGCACCTGACCCCGCCCTATGCCGGGCAAGGCATGAACAGCGGCGTTCGCGATGCCCACAACCTGGGCTGGAAGCTGGTCGGCGTGCTGAAGGGAAAAATGGCGGAAAGCGCACTGCTGTCATACGAAAGCGAGCGTCGTGATCATGCGTGGGCATTGATCAAGTTGGCCTTGAACCTCGGCGTGGTCATGGCACCGGCCACCGTCCTGCGCGCTCGCTTGATCAGTGGCGCATTCGCCTTGATCGGCCTGTTGCCGCCGTTGCGCGATTATTTCCTGCAAATGCGCTTCAAGCCCAAACCCCGCTTCACCCGGGGCCTGGTGCTGACCGAGGGGCAAGCAGGCACCTTGTCCTGTGGACAGATGTTCCCCCAACCGAAGCTCACCGATGCCCACGGCCAGGAACGCCTGCTCGATGACACCATCGGCGCCGGCTTCGCCTTGATTCAATACGGCGACCCGACCCGCCAGCGTATCGATGAACTCAAGCATGATCTCTGGAGCCACCTTGAAGCCAGACGCATCCTGATCCTGCCCGCGTCCGTCCATGCCATACCGTCGATCCCGGGCTGCACGGTGCTTCAAGACCGTGAAGGCCAGCTCAAAACCCTGCTGGGCGATTCCCACCCGTTTCTGCTGCTGCGCCCGGATCGCTACATCGCGGCGATTTTCGACAAGGCGACCGAGACCCAGGCCGCAGAATCGCTGCAGTCACTGTTCGGCATCGCCATGCCCCACAACAGCGAAATCGAACCGAGCAGCGCGCCCGTCTTTCACTAA
- a CDS encoding carotenoid oxygenase family protein yields the protein MTIQYPQTPEFSGALYTPSRVEADVFDLEIEGILPASIHGTFYQVAPDPQYPPMLGTDIFFNGDGMVSRFHFANGKASLRRRYVKTDRLLAQRREGRSLNGVYRNAFTNDPLAAKNNTTANTTVIPHNGVLLALKEDALPWAMDLETLETLGEWTFDGQIKAATFTAHPKLDPVTGNLLACSYEAKGDGTPDLAYFELSPDGKLLHEIWFQAPYAAMVHDFAVTERYVVFPLIPLTVDVERMKNGGPHFQWQPDLPQLFAVVPRNGCAQDVRWFKGPKDGFQGHTLNAFDEDGKVYVDMPVTGGNIFYFFPQADGYVPPPETLAASLMRWTFDLNGAQENVQPQPLTEYPCEFPRCDDRYIGRKYQHGFLLAFDPERPYNPANGPIPFQFFNLLAHLDLQTGRTDAWFPGDSGCFQEPIFIPRSADAEEADGYVVAMLNLIAEGRSELVVLDTRDMASGPIARIRIPFRMRMSLHGCWAPSD from the coding sequence ATGACCATTCAATACCCCCAGACACCTGAGTTTAGCGGCGCACTCTACACACCCAGCCGGGTGGAAGCCGACGTGTTTGACCTGGAGATCGAAGGCATTCTTCCCGCTTCGATCCACGGGACTTTTTATCAAGTCGCGCCAGACCCGCAGTATCCCCCCATGCTGGGTACCGATATCTTTTTTAACGGTGACGGCATGGTTAGCCGCTTTCATTTTGCCAACGGTAAGGCCTCGCTGCGACGCCGCTACGTGAAAACCGATCGCCTGCTGGCCCAGCGCCGGGAAGGTCGCTCACTCAATGGTGTTTATCGCAACGCTTTCACCAATGACCCCCTCGCGGCGAAAAACAACACCACCGCCAACACCACCGTCATCCCTCACAACGGCGTCCTGTTGGCGCTCAAGGAAGATGCCCTGCCTTGGGCGATGGATCTCGAAACCCTGGAGACCCTCGGCGAATGGACCTTTGATGGGCAGATCAAAGCCGCGACGTTCACCGCCCACCCCAAGCTCGATCCGGTGACAGGCAACCTGCTGGCCTGCAGTTATGAAGCCAAAGGCGACGGCACGCCAGACCTGGCCTACTTCGAACTCTCTCCGGACGGAAAACTGCTGCACGAGATCTGGTTCCAGGCGCCTTATGCGGCGATGGTGCATGATTTCGCGGTGACCGAACGGTACGTGGTGTTCCCGTTGATTCCGTTGACAGTGGACGTCGAGCGCATGAAAAACGGCGGCCCGCATTTCCAGTGGCAACCCGATCTGCCTCAGCTGTTCGCGGTCGTACCGCGTAACGGGTGTGCGCAAGATGTACGTTGGTTCAAGGGGCCCAAGGACGGCTTCCAGGGGCACACACTGAATGCGTTCGATGAGGACGGCAAGGTGTATGTCGACATGCCCGTCACCGGCGGCAACATCTTCTACTTCTTCCCCCAGGCCGACGGCTACGTACCACCGCCTGAAACCCTGGCCGCCAGCCTGATGCGCTGGACCTTCGACCTGAATGGCGCGCAGGAGAACGTTCAACCGCAGCCACTGACGGAATATCCCTGCGAGTTTCCACGGTGTGATGATCGCTACATCGGTCGAAAGTACCAGCATGGTTTTCTGCTCGCCTTTGATCCTGAGCGTCCTTACAACCCGGCGAATGGGCCGATTCCCTTCCAGTTTTTCAACCTGCTGGCGCACCTGGACCTGCAGACAGGTCGCACCGACGCCTGGTTTCCCGGCGACAGCGGATGCTTCCAGGAACCCATCTTCATACCGCGCTCGGCGGATGCAGAGGAAGCCGATGGCTACGTGGTTGCCATGCTCAACCTCATTGCCGAAGGGCGCAGCGAACTGGTCGTGCTGGACACCCGTGACATGGCCAGCGGCCCCATTGCCCGCATCAGGATTCCCTTCCGGATGCGCATGTCGCTGCATGGCTGCTGGGCACCAAGCGATTGA
- a CDS encoding MFS transporter yields MNALDSIDSKKSLGAICLMMVISLGTLQIQPILGGALIDQLGLPLNAIGAIFAAELMAMAIACGGCALFMASVDRRRFALVALLILALGNLVSTQLHSQAGLVISRMICGASGGAVMAVVYATAALRTSKDATFAVINIGNLLWGMLLVTSMPLVLQTFGVNGAFSLLAITSVLAALGCRRVPKRYPDAHRAANGSIQPFGLTAMLLILLFALLFFGHSALWVYQERIGKSIGLEPQQIGGILGGSILAGALGAGLAGLIGRRLGLLFPQLLSFGTALLATLIMVYGTSPVAFITTACLIHMVWFFSLPYLLSMAAELDPSGRLAGLGNAAIFVGQGLGPFGAALVVGEGHFRAVGWLAASAYLLALIISCLVVARFRRGVKPSGPAMSAQSA; encoded by the coding sequence ATGAACGCACTCGACTCCATCGACAGCAAAAAATCACTGGGCGCCATCTGCCTGATGATGGTCATTTCCCTGGGGACGCTGCAGATCCAGCCGATCCTGGGCGGTGCCTTGATCGACCAGCTCGGCCTGCCGCTCAATGCAATCGGCGCGATCTTCGCTGCGGAACTCATGGCGATGGCCATCGCCTGCGGGGGCTGCGCCCTGTTCATGGCGAGCGTCGACCGGCGCCGCTTCGCCCTGGTGGCCTTGTTGATCCTGGCATTGGGTAACCTGGTCAGCACACAACTGCACAGCCAGGCCGGACTGGTCATTTCCAGGATGATCTGCGGCGCCAGCGGCGGCGCGGTCATGGCGGTGGTCTATGCCACCGCAGCGCTGCGCACGTCCAAGGATGCGACCTTCGCGGTCATCAACATCGGCAACCTGCTGTGGGGCATGCTGCTGGTGACCTCCATGCCGCTGGTCCTTCAAACATTTGGCGTGAATGGGGCGTTTTCCCTGTTGGCGATCACCAGCGTGCTCGCGGCGCTGGGTTGCCGGAGAGTGCCCAAGCGCTACCCGGACGCCCATCGCGCGGCCAATGGCTCGATCCAGCCATTCGGTCTCACCGCCATGCTGTTGATCCTGCTGTTTGCCCTGCTGTTCTTCGGTCACTCGGCCCTGTGGGTGTACCAGGAACGCATCGGCAAGAGCATCGGCCTGGAGCCCCAGCAGATTGGCGGCATCCTCGGCGGCAGCATTCTTGCCGGTGCCCTTGGCGCCGGCCTGGCCGGTCTGATCGGACGGCGCCTGGGCCTGCTGTTTCCGCAACTGTTGAGCTTCGGCACGGCATTGCTGGCGACCTTGATCATGGTCTATGGCACCAGCCCCGTTGCCTTTATCACCACGGCCTGCTTGATCCATATGGTCTGGTTTTTCAGCCTGCCCTACCTGCTTTCCATGGCGGCGGAACTGGACCCTTCCGGTCGATTGGCGGGCCTGGGTAACGCCGCCATTTTCGTCGGCCAGGGGCTGGGGCCATTCGGGGCTGCGCTGGTCGTCGGCGAGGGACACTTCCGGGCGGTGGGGTGGCTGGCCGCTTCCGCCTATTTGCTAGCCTTGATTATCTCGTGCCTGGTCGTTGCCCGCTTTCGGCGCGGCGTAAAACCTTCCGGGCCGGCCATGTCTGCACAATCGGCCTGA
- a CDS encoding fumarylacetoacetate hydrolase family protein — MKLTSFIVQGRSSYGVVEGDQIIDLESLKPTLGSDLKQAIGQNRLNELSAARLASLPRIPLAEVTFLPVIPNPGKVLCIGINYATHVRETGREMPTYPMIFTRFADSQTAHLQPIIRPTASHKLDFEGELAVVIGKAARHVKHADALDYVAGYACYNDGSVRDWQKHTIQFVPGKNFPNTGGFGPWLVTGDEIGDPQDLELTTRLNGEVMQHTRTSDMIFDVRQLIEYCSTFTELAPGDVIVTGTTGGVGAFREPPVWMKPGDQVEVEIAGIGTLRNSIVDEQ; from the coding sequence ATGAAACTCACAAGCTTTATTGTCCAGGGCCGTAGCAGCTACGGCGTGGTCGAAGGTGATCAAATCATCGACCTGGAATCGCTCAAGCCAACCCTTGGCAGCGATCTAAAACAGGCTATCGGCCAGAACCGTCTGAACGAACTGAGCGCTGCGCGCCTGGCAAGCCTGCCGCGTATCCCCCTTGCTGAAGTGACGTTCCTGCCGGTGATCCCGAACCCGGGCAAAGTGCTGTGCATCGGCATCAACTACGCCACTCACGTGCGCGAAACCGGTCGGGAAATGCCGACCTATCCGATGATCTTTACCCGCTTCGCCGACAGCCAGACTGCCCACCTGCAACCCATCATTCGCCCGACCGCGTCCCACAAGCTTGATTTCGAGGGCGAGTTGGCGGTGGTGATCGGTAAAGCGGCCCGCCACGTCAAACACGCCGACGCGCTGGACTACGTCGCCGGTTATGCCTGCTACAACGACGGAAGTGTCCGCGACTGGCAGAAGCACACCATTCAGTTCGTCCCCGGCAAGAACTTCCCGAACACCGGCGGTTTCGGCCCCTGGTTGGTGACCGGCGACGAGATCGGCGATCCACAGGACCTGGAATTGACCACCCGCCTCAATGGCGAGGTGATGCAGCACACCCGCACCAGCGACATGATTTTCGATGTGCGCCAGCTGATCGAGTATTGCTCCACCTTCACCGAACTCGCCCCGGGTGACGTAATTGTCACCGGCACCACCGGCGGCGTCGGTGCGTTCCGCGAACCACCGGTGTGGATGAAGCCGGGCGATCAGGTGGAGGTCGAGATCGCTGGCATCGGCACCCTGCGCAACAGCATCGTGGACGAGCAATGA
- a CDS encoding GNAT family N-acetyltransferase: MILQHRPVKADDIKTICSFPLNARELFYMFPKAQYPLTEAQLSNAITQRFDSTVVETRNSVVGFANFYRAETGGVCCIGNVIVAQEARGKGVATFIVETMTALAFDRYDATEVQISCFNENTAGLLLYPKLGFLPFAVEERISLDSRRSALIHMTRSRAARA, translated from the coding sequence ATGATATTGCAACACAGGCCAGTGAAGGCTGACGACATCAAAACTATCTGTAGCTTTCCCCTGAACGCTCGGGAACTGTTTTATATGTTCCCGAAAGCTCAATACCCTCTGACTGAAGCTCAACTGTCTAACGCTATTACTCAACGATTCGACTCCACGGTTGTCGAGACCCGGAACAGCGTTGTCGGCTTTGCTAACTTCTATCGGGCTGAAACGGGTGGGGTTTGCTGTATCGGCAATGTCATCGTTGCCCAAGAGGCACGAGGTAAAGGTGTGGCGACCTTCATCGTGGAGACGATGACAGCTCTGGCGTTCGACCGCTACGACGCCACAGAGGTGCAGATCTCGTGCTTCAATGAAAATACAGCAGGCTTGCTGCTTTATCCAAAACTAGGCTTCTTGCCCTTTGCTGTCGAAGAGCGAATCTCCCTGGATAGTCGTAGATCAGCACTCATCCATATGACCCGCAGCAGAGCGGCCCGAGCATAA
- a CDS encoding transporter produces the protein MSLTKSLPACLALSFASFAAHAADGPPPPSVSQPSGINLGGTSFYDGFAGPPGLTHQTYLKFSTASSIRTNGGKKNGAFDDPKINVITMINQLSYYSPDTFAGGAHLGWSLLVPVVSLDGDFGDNGAKLKDNATGMGDVTVGPQVQFDPIVDASGRPVFVQRMAFDIILPTGKYDKDKDLNPGSNHFSLNPYWAATWMPAPRWEVSWRLNYLYNFKNDDPASSSQQFFEGQAVRDTQSGQSAWANFTASYEVFPKVSVGINGYYFRQISDDKVNGSTLTDSREKVLGFGPGLFWKITEDKAFWLNTYKETGVENRSRADYQVQVRYVHKF, from the coding sequence ATGAGTCTGACTAAATCTTTGCCAGCGTGCCTGGCACTCAGCTTCGCGTCATTTGCCGCCCATGCAGCCGACGGCCCTCCTCCACCGTCCGTAAGCCAACCCAGCGGTATCAACCTGGGCGGCACCAGCTTCTACGACGGGTTTGCGGGGCCACCCGGGCTGACTCACCAGACCTACCTGAAGTTCAGCACCGCCAGTAGCATCAGGACCAACGGCGGCAAGAAAAACGGCGCCTTCGATGACCCGAAGATCAACGTCATCACGATGATCAATCAGCTGAGCTACTACTCACCCGACACCTTCGCGGGAGGGGCACACCTGGGTTGGAGCCTGCTGGTCCCCGTTGTTTCCCTGGACGGCGATTTCGGTGACAACGGTGCCAAGCTCAAGGACAACGCTACCGGCATGGGCGATGTCACGGTCGGGCCACAGGTCCAGTTCGATCCGATCGTCGACGCCAGCGGCCGGCCGGTTTTCGTCCAGCGCATGGCCTTCGACATCATTCTACCAACGGGCAAGTACGACAAAGACAAAGACCTGAACCCAGGCTCCAACCACTTCTCCCTGAACCCCTACTGGGCAGCGACCTGGATGCCGGCACCCCGTTGGGAAGTAAGCTGGAGGCTGAACTATCTGTACAACTTCAAGAACGACGATCCGGCGAGCAGTTCGCAGCAGTTCTTTGAAGGGCAAGCGGTGCGCGACACCCAGTCAGGACAGTCGGCATGGGCCAACTTCACCGCCTCGTACGAAGTGTTCCCGAAGGTCTCGGTCGGCATCAACGGCTACTACTTCCGGCAGATTTCGGATGACAAGGTCAACGGCAGCACCCTAACCGACTCCCGGGAAAAGGTGCTGGGCTTTGGCCCGGGCCTGTTCTGGAAAATCACCGAAGACAAAGCCTTCTGGCTCAACACCTATAAAGAAACCGGCGTCGAGAATCGCTCCCGAGCGGATTACCAGGTGCAGGTTCGCTACGTTCACAAGTTCTGA
- a CDS encoding LysR substrate-binding domain-containing protein: protein MRKKIPSSTALTAFEAAARHGSFARAAEELSLTEGAISRQIGRLEAFLGVALFERVGNRVRLLPNGERYAAQVRESLDRLDRDSQYLMGQPNDGASLDIATIPTFAMRWLIPRLTRFQQKHPNITVHLAERMDPFVLAGSGFDAAIHFEHPAWTSMRTHHLLHEVLVPVCHPALLQESTGAATLDMLPRLHRRQNPDAWQRYSLETGIPLTNPAIGARYDLHGMLIEAALAGLGVALVPRLYVETELALGRLVAPWPEGKTISKTFCLILPEPIALSREPIQAFAQWMLDEAKKTTTVES, encoded by the coding sequence ATGCGAAAGAAGATCCCGAGCAGCACGGCATTGACAGCATTCGAGGCGGCCGCTCGTCACGGCAGCTTCGCGCGCGCGGCAGAAGAACTGTCTTTGACTGAAGGCGCCATCAGTCGCCAGATTGGCCGGCTGGAAGCCTTCCTCGGTGTCGCGCTATTCGAACGAGTCGGCAATCGTGTCCGGCTCCTGCCCAACGGGGAACGCTACGCGGCCCAAGTTCGCGAATCGCTGGACCGCCTGGATCGGGACAGTCAGTACTTAATGGGGCAGCCGAACGATGGTGCGAGCCTGGACATCGCCACTATCCCGACGTTCGCGATGCGATGGCTCATTCCTCGCTTGACACGATTCCAGCAAAAGCATCCGAACATCACTGTGCATTTGGCCGAGCGCATGGACCCCTTCGTCCTGGCCGGGAGCGGATTCGATGCTGCCATCCATTTCGAGCACCCAGCGTGGACGAGTATGCGGACTCACCACCTTTTGCATGAAGTGCTGGTTCCTGTTTGTCATCCTGCATTGCTCCAAGAGAGCACAGGAGCAGCAACACTGGACATGCTTCCACGCCTGCACCGACGGCAGAACCCGGATGCCTGGCAGCGCTATTCCCTGGAAACGGGGATCCCACTTACCAATCCAGCGATTGGTGCGCGCTACGATCTTCACGGCATGTTGATCGAGGCGGCATTGGCCGGCCTCGGTGTTGCGCTGGTCCCGCGTCTTTACGTTGAAACTGAACTGGCGTTAGGACGTCTGGTCGCTCCGTGGCCAGAGGGGAAAACCATTTCCAAAACCTTCTGCCTCATCCTCCCCGAGCCCATCGCATTGAGCAGAGAGCCAATACAAGCGTTTGCTCAATGGATGCTGGACGAAGCGAAGAAAACAACGACGGTTGAGTCGTAG